CGGTGAAGCGCCGCGCCCCGGCCATCGTCGGCTGCCGCGTTCAAGCGCGGCCGGGTGCGGCCCGGCGGCGCAGCTTGAGCCAGCCCAAGGCCAGGGCCATCAAGACCAGCGCTGGCACCGAGCCATAGTTGAGCCAGTTCCAGCCTTGCGTGGTCACCAGTGCGCCCGAGGCAAACGAGGTCACCGCCATGGTGGCAAACACGCAAAAGTTGATCGCCGCCTGCGCCCGGTCTTTTTCTTCGGGGCGGTAGGCCTGCAGCGCCAGCGTCGTGGCGCCGGTGAACAGGAAGTTCCAGCCCACGCCCAGCAGCACCAGCGATGCCAGGAAGTGGTGCAGCGCCACGCCCGACAGCGCCACCGCCACGCACAGCAGGTTCAGCAGCACGCCCGCGCCCATGACCTGGAGCACGCCAAAACGGCGGATCAGGTGCCCGGTAAAGAAGCCCGGCGCATACATGCCGATCACATGCCATTGCAGCACCAGGGCGGTGGCGCCGAACTCGAAGCCCATCACCTGCATGGCCAGGGGCGTGGCGGCCATCAAGAGGTTCATCACGCCGTAGCCTATGGCCGCGCCCAGCGTGGCCACGATGAACACCGGCTGACGCATGATCTCGCCCACGGCGCGGCCTTGCGGCGCGTGACGGGTGCGCACCGGCGCGGGCGGGAAGCGGATCAGCGCCATGAGCGCCATGGCCAGCAGCGCGACCAGCGCCAGCGTGAGGTAGGCGGCGACGAAGGGCGTGGGCAGCAGGGTGCGCGTCCAGGCGGCCAGGTTGGGGCCGACTACCGCGCCCAGCAGTCCGCCGGCGAGCACCAGCGACACCGCCTTTTCCTGCCAGTCGGGCCGGGTCAGCTCGACGGCGGCAAAGCGGTAAAGCTGGCCGTTGGCGTTGTAGTAGCCCGCCACCACGGTGGCCAGCATCAGCAGCGAAAAGCTGCGCGTCTGCGCCGCGTAGGCGGCCAGCAGCGCCGAGCCCAGCGCCACCGCCAATCCGATCTGAAACGACAGCGCGCGTCCATAGCGCGCCTGCGAGCGCGCCACCAGCGGCGCGGCCAGCGCCCCGCCCACTACATAGCCCATGACCGGCAGCGTCGCCATCCAGCCCTGGGGCGCAAGCTGCAGCCCCACCAGCCCGTTGATCGCAATGAAGGTGACGTTGTTCACCAGGAACAGGCCCTGGCACAGGGCCAGCAGCAGCAGGTGCCGGTTCATGCCGCGCCCTCGGCCTGCCCGGGCGCGGCCAGCGCGCCGCGCCGGTTCACCAGCACGATGCCGGCGGCCACCAGCGTGAGCGCGCCCAAAAGCGTGGGCGTGACCGGCTCGCCCAGCCAGGTGGCACCGATCAGCAGCGTGAACACCGGCGTGAGAAAGATGAATACCGACATGCGCGTGGCCGGGTAGCGCGTGAGCATCCACATCCAGACCAGATAGCTCACGAAGGCGCCGATCAACCCTTGCACCAGCAGCGAGAACCAGGCAAAGGCGCTGAAGTCGATCTGCCAGTGCTCGCCCAGCAGCCAGGAGACGGGCGGCAGCACCAGCGTGGTCACGCCCATCTGCCACAGCAACTGCTTTTCCGGCCGCGCGTGCTGCAGCGGCGAGGCGCGCAGCATGCAGGTGGTCAGGCCCCAGAGCAGGCCGGCGACCACCGCCAGCAGATCGCCGATCCAGGCATCGGCGTGGGCCGCGTCGTCGCTGCGCCAGCCGTCGCCCAGCGCCAGCAGCACCCCAAAGAAGGCGCACACCAGGCCTGCCCATTGCAGGCGGTTCAGACCCTCGCTGCGCACGAACCAGGGCAGCACCAGCGCCACCCAGAAGGGCGAGCAGTACAGGAACAGCGTGGCGCGCGAGGCCGTGGTGTACTTGAAAGCCAGGAACAGGAAGACGAACTCGCCGGCAAACAGCAGCCCCGCCTGCACTCCGGCGCGCGACACCCCGCGCGGCTGCGCCGGCCCGGCGAGCGAGATACCGCGCAGCCGGCACCACAGCAGCAGCGCCAGCGTGCCCAGCGCAAAGCGCCAGAAGGCCTGGTAGATGGGCGCCACCTCGACCAGCGTGGCCTTGGACAGCGTCTGCTGAAAGCCCCAATACAGGCAGCAGGCGAGCAGCAGGCCGACGGCCAGGGAATCGAGATGGAGCTTGCGGGCGGCGGGCATCGCGCGATTATCCGGGCGCGCGGCGCGCGCCGGGTCGCATGCGTTACCCGGGCCCGGGCCGCCGGCAGCCGCACAGTACACTTGCCGGATTTGCTCAGCCGGCGACCGCCGCGCCGCACTTCATGGCCGTTGAACCATCGGGCCAGGCCCGTACCAGTTTCGATCTCAAGAGCGCCCGGCTGCCGGTGGTGGCGCTGGTGCTCAAGAGCACCGACGGCGCGCAGATCGAGGCGGAGTTCGAGCGCCAGCTGGCCGACGACCAGTCCTTCTTCGACGACGACCTGGTGGTGATCGACCTCGCGCAGGTGCGCGAAGACCCCGCCCCGATCGATTTTGCCGCGCTGGTGGCGCGCCTGAAGCAGCACCGCACCTGCCCGGTGGCGGTGCGTGGCGGCAGCGCCGAGCAGATGCAGGCCGCGCTGGCCTGCGGCCTGGCGGCCGCGCCCGAGGCGGTGCAGCACAACGCGCCCGCTGCCGCACCCGCACCGGCGTCGCCCGCCGAGGCGCCCGAGCCTCCCGCCGCCGATGAAGCCGCGCCCGAGCGCGCCGCCCCCACGCTGGTAATAGACAAGCCGGTACGCTCGGGCCAGCAGATCTATGCGCGCGGCGGCGATCTGGTGGTGCTGGCCATCGTCAGCTTCGGCGCGGAGGTGATT
The DNA window shown above is from Comamonas sp. NLF-1-9 and carries:
- a CDS encoding MFS transporter — encoded protein: MNRHLLLLALCQGLFLVNNVTFIAINGLVGLQLAPQGWMATLPVMGYVVGGALAAPLVARSQARYGRALSFQIGLAVALGSALLAAYAAQTRSFSLLMLATVVAGYYNANGQLYRFAAVELTRPDWQEKAVSLVLAGGLLGAVVGPNLAAWTRTLLPTPFVAAYLTLALVALLAMALMALIRFPPAPVRTRHAPQGRAVGEIMRQPVFIVATLGAAIGYGVMNLLMAATPLAMQVMGFEFGATALVLQWHVIGMYAPGFFTGHLIRRFGVLQVMGAGVLLNLLCVAVALSGVALHHFLASLVLLGVGWNFLFTGATTLALQAYRPEEKDRAQAAINFCVFATMAVTSFASGALVTTQGWNWLNYGSVPALVLMALALGWLKLRRRAAPGRA
- a CDS encoding DMT family transporter; its protein translation is MPAARKLHLDSLAVGLLLACCLYWGFQQTLSKATLVEVAPIYQAFWRFALGTLALLLWCRLRGISLAGPAQPRGVSRAGVQAGLLFAGEFVFLFLAFKYTTASRATLFLYCSPFWVALVLPWFVRSEGLNRLQWAGLVCAFFGVLLALGDGWRSDDAAHADAWIGDLLAVVAGLLWGLTTCMLRASPLQHARPEKQLLWQMGVTTLVLPPVSWLLGEHWQIDFSAFAWFSLLVQGLIGAFVSYLVWMWMLTRYPATRMSVFIFLTPVFTLLIGATWLGEPVTPTLLGALTLVAAGIVLVNRRGALAAPGQAEGAA
- the minC gene encoding septum site-determining protein MinC is translated as MAVEPSGQARTSFDLKSARLPVVALVLKSTDGAQIEAEFERQLADDQSFFDDDLVVIDLAQVREDPAPIDFAALVARLKQHRTCPVAVRGGSAEQMQAALACGLAAAPEAVQHNAPAAAPAPASPAEAPEPPAADEAAPERAAPTLVIDKPVRSGQQIYARGGDLVVLAIVSFGAEVIADGSIHVYAPLRGRAMAGARGDAGARIYTTCLEPQLVSIAGMYRTTDNALPEDVRGKPAQVRLEGEKLIFEPL